A region of Necator americanus strain Aroian chromosome I, whole genome shotgun sequence DNA encodes the following proteins:
- a CDS encoding hypothetical protein (NECATOR_CHRI.G2593.T1) gives MSSKKKQQVYSTCEKCGCTLLVKDVQRHNDVCSSPPEVWEMSFIKQRCLMKGFVVQLEKWEEFLPPNASGWLRRHSVFIHPQAMEILGVTPRQPVRVSTPFKEYVGVLWPCKELGAMRLSLSEETPPWEKLASITPVWNSTPLRSISVSLKPFYSTSSDSLRDYLQAYLTNAYIQPGVAITINYYGKVIEVIPNTPIELSLKKLSMEEGELESDDVIFVTDGCTLCISESSSEYSVPLDGMRILSSIGGMHTAKKTLMDFVVRPFLKDRTCCSVLLWGLPGSGKTLLLSSISKSFGESASYYKSMDELYEKYALIPAQNIVILDWPQVDKDHKGFAKLMQLVDDHPCAGVILSIRSADDLDLGIRVRFPVEVEVDVPSEEERLEILRSLTGRPPDYDLVELAKRTHGFTGGDLKSIVTAARFTEGTSESERLENARKRVRPTGIRQFILEVPHVRWDDIGGNEELKLEIQQAVIWPRQHKDAFERFGIDPPSGILLYGPPGCSKTLVARALASESKMNFLAVKGPELFSKWVGESEKAIRDLFTRARQVAPTIVFFDEIDAVGASRGSEKSSGVSDRVLAQLLTELDGLEKQSGVLLLAATNRPDQLDSALLRPGRLDRAIYVGLPNSETRRAIIKMRTSRMLLQPDIVEKLVDKTRDTTLVQIKVVNKQLHRFKVGIRYSGAELVAVCRQAALLAMRENIAATTVKWTHFEETLETIVPRTEPHMLEAYERFRRGVI, from the exons ATGTCCAGCAAGAAGAAGCAGCAAGTATACAGTACGTGCGAGAAATGTGGATGCACCCTTTTGGTAAAAGATGTTCAACGGCACAATGACGTGTGTTcttctccacctgaagtctGGGAG ATGTCGTTTATCAAACAGCGCTGCTTAATGAAAGGGTTTGTGGTACAACTCGAGAAGTGGGAAGAATTCTTGCCTCCTAACGCTAGCGGATGGCTTCGAAGGCACTCTGTATTCATTCACCCTCAAGCTATGGAGATACTTGGGGTAACACCAAGGCAACCTGTACGTGTCAGCACGCCATTTAAAGAATATGTAGGAGTTCTATGGCCATGCAAAGAG TTAGGAGCAATGCGCCTgtcactttctgaagaaactCCACCATGGGAGAAACTTGCATCCATTACACCGGTTTGGAACAGCACTCCTCTTCGCAGCATTTCTGTCTCTTTGAAGCCATTCTATTCAACATCCTCTGATTCGCTCAGAGACTACCTTCAG gCATATCTGACAAATGCATACATTCAACCGGGTGTTGCGATTACAATCAACTACTACGGGAAAGTTATCGAAGTCATCCCAAACACTCCTATTGAACTATCTCTGAAAAAATTATCGATGGAGGAAGGCGAATTAGAG TCAGATGATGTCATTTTTGTCACTGATGGATGTACGCTTTGTATATCAGAGTCAAGTAGTGAGTATTCTGTGCCACTAGATGGAATGCGCATACTGTCATCCATTGGGGGCATGCATACTGCAAAAAAGACGCTGATGGACTTCGTCGTAAGACCATTCCTGAa AGATAGAACATGCTGCTCTGTTCTCTTGTGGGGCCTACCGGGTAGTGGCAAGACTCTTCTTCTTTCGTCAATTTCGAAATCTTTCGGAGAATCCGCTTCTTACTACAAG TCAATGGATGAACTGTACGAGAAGTATGCGCTCATTCCAGCTCAAAATATTGTTATTCTGGATTGGCCTCAAGTTGATAAAGATCATAAGGGTTTCGCCAAATTAATGCAGTTAGTTGATGACCACCCG TGTGCCGGAGTGATACTTTCCATTCGTTCAGCAGATGATCTGGATCTTGGCATTAGGGTACGATTTCCAGTAGAA GTCGAAGTCGACGTACCGAGTGAAGAGGAGCGGCTCGAGATTCTTCGTTCATTGACTGGTCGACCCCCGGATTATGACCTCGTGGAATTAGCAAA GCGAACGCACGGTTTCACGGGAGGTGATCTGAAATCGATTGTTACTGCAGCCCGCTTCACTGAAGGAACTTCCGAAAGTGAGAGACTAGAGAATGCACGTAAACGTGTACGACCGACTGGTATTCGTCAGTTCATTCTTGAG GTGCCTCACGTCCGCTGGGACGACATTGGAGGAAATGAAGAGTTGAAGCTTGAGATTCAGCAG gCTGTGATTTGGCCTCGACAACACAAAGATGCTTTTGAACGATTCGGCATTGATCCACCATCAG GTATTCTTCTCTACGGTCCACCTGGGTGCAGCAAAACATTAGTGGCACGAGCTCTTGCTAGTGAATCGAAGATGAATTTCCTTGCAGTGAAAGGACCAGAGTTATTCAGTAAATGGGTCGGAGAGTCTGAGAAGGCGATACGGGATCTGTTCACTAGAGCTAGACAG GTGGCTCCCACCATAGTATTTTTCGATGAGATTGATGCTGTTGGAGCTTCGCGAGGTTCAGAAAAGAGTTCAG GGGTATCTGACCGTGTATTAGCACAATTACTTACCGAATTAGATGGTCTTGAGAAACAGAGTGGTGTGCTTTTACTCGCTGCTACAAATCGACCAGACCAATTGGATAGTGCGTTGCTTAGACCAG GTAGACTAGATCGCGCAATTTATGTTGGTCTTCCAAACTCGGAGACAAGACGAGCGATAATCAAAATGCGGACATCGCGTATGCTTTTACAACCTGACATAGTTGAGAAGCTCGTTGATAAAACCAGAG ACACGACGCTGGTGCAAATAAAAGTGGTCAATAAGCAACTTCACCGTTTTAAAGTCGGTATCC GCTACTCTGGTGCCGAACTTGTGGCGGTATGTCGACAAGCAGCTCTTCTGGCCATGCGAGAAAATATCGCGGCGACCACTGTGAAATGGACTCATTTCGAAGAAACACTAGAGACGATTGTACCACGAACTGAGCCGCACATGCTAGAGGCCTACGAACGCTTCAGACGGGGTGTAATTTAA
- a CDS encoding hypothetical protein (NECATOR_CHRI.G2593.T2), with protein sequence MSSKKKQQVYSTCEKCGCTLLVKDVQRHNDVCSSPPEVWEMSFIKQRCLMKGFVVQLEKWEEFLPPNASGWLRRHSVFIHPQAMEILGVTPRQPVRVSTPFKEYVGVLWPCKELGAMRLSLSEETPPWEKLASITPVWNSTPLRSISVSLKPFYSTSSDSLRDYLQAYLTNAYIQPGVAITINYYGKVIEVIPNTPIELSLKKLSMEEGELESDDVIFVTDGCTLCISESSSEYSVPLDGMRILSSIGGMHTAKKTLMDFVVRPFLKDRTCCSVLLWGLPGSGKTLLLSSISKSFGESASYYKSMDELYEKYALIPAQNIVILDWPQVDKDHKGFAKLMQLVDDHPCAGVILSIRSADDLDLGIRVRFPVEVEVDVPSEEERLEILRSLTGRPPDYDLVELAKRTHGFTGGDLKSIVTAARFTEGTSESERLENARKRVRPTGIRQFILEVPHVRWDDIGGNEELKLEIQQAVIWPRQHKDAFERFGIDPPSGILLYGPPGCSKTLVARALASESKMNFLAVKGPELFSKWVGESEKAIRDLFTRARQVAPTIVFFDEIDAVGASRGSEKSSGVSDRVLAQLLTELDGLEKQSGVLLLAATNRPDQLDSALLRPGRLDRAIYVGLPNSETRRAIIKMRTSRMLLQPDIVEKLVDKTRGYSGAELVAVCRQAALLAMRENIAATTVKWTHFEETLETIVPRTEPHMLEAYERFRRGVI encoded by the exons ATGTCCAGCAAGAAGAAGCAGCAAGTATACAGTACGTGCGAGAAATGTGGATGCACCCTTTTGGTAAAAGATGTTCAACGGCACAATGACGTGTGTTcttctccacctgaagtctGGGAG ATGTCGTTTATCAAACAGCGCTGCTTAATGAAAGGGTTTGTGGTACAACTCGAGAAGTGGGAAGAATTCTTGCCTCCTAACGCTAGCGGATGGCTTCGAAGGCACTCTGTATTCATTCACCCTCAAGCTATGGAGATACTTGGGGTAACACCAAGGCAACCTGTACGTGTCAGCACGCCATTTAAAGAATATGTAGGAGTTCTATGGCCATGCAAAGAG TTAGGAGCAATGCGCCTgtcactttctgaagaaactCCACCATGGGAGAAACTTGCATCCATTACACCGGTTTGGAACAGCACTCCTCTTCGCAGCATTTCTGTCTCTTTGAAGCCATTCTATTCAACATCCTCTGATTCGCTCAGAGACTACCTTCAG gCATATCTGACAAATGCATACATTCAACCGGGTGTTGCGATTACAATCAACTACTACGGGAAAGTTATCGAAGTCATCCCAAACACTCCTATTGAACTATCTCTGAAAAAATTATCGATGGAGGAAGGCGAATTAGAG TCAGATGATGTCATTTTTGTCACTGATGGATGTACGCTTTGTATATCAGAGTCAAGTAGTGAGTATTCTGTGCCACTAGATGGAATGCGCATACTGTCATCCATTGGGGGCATGCATACTGCAAAAAAGACGCTGATGGACTTCGTCGTAAGACCATTCCTGAa AGATAGAACATGCTGCTCTGTTCTCTTGTGGGGCCTACCGGGTAGTGGCAAGACTCTTCTTCTTTCGTCAATTTCGAAATCTTTCGGAGAATCCGCTTCTTACTACAAG TCAATGGATGAACTGTACGAGAAGTATGCGCTCATTCCAGCTCAAAATATTGTTATTCTGGATTGGCCTCAAGTTGATAAAGATCATAAGGGTTTCGCCAAATTAATGCAGTTAGTTGATGACCACCCG TGTGCCGGAGTGATACTTTCCATTCGTTCAGCAGATGATCTGGATCTTGGCATTAGGGTACGATTTCCAGTAGAA GTCGAAGTCGACGTACCGAGTGAAGAGGAGCGGCTCGAGATTCTTCGTTCATTGACTGGTCGACCCCCGGATTATGACCTCGTGGAATTAGCAAA GCGAACGCACGGTTTCACGGGAGGTGATCTGAAATCGATTGTTACTGCAGCCCGCTTCACTGAAGGAACTTCCGAAAGTGAGAGACTAGAGAATGCACGTAAACGTGTACGACCGACTGGTATTCGTCAGTTCATTCTTGAG GTGCCTCACGTCCGCTGGGACGACATTGGAGGAAATGAAGAGTTGAAGCTTGAGATTCAGCAG gCTGTGATTTGGCCTCGACAACACAAAGATGCTTTTGAACGATTCGGCATTGATCCACCATCAG GTATTCTTCTCTACGGTCCACCTGGGTGCAGCAAAACATTAGTGGCACGAGCTCTTGCTAGTGAATCGAAGATGAATTTCCTTGCAGTGAAAGGACCAGAGTTATTCAGTAAATGGGTCGGAGAGTCTGAGAAGGCGATACGGGATCTGTTCACTAGAGCTAGACAG GTGGCTCCCACCATAGTATTTTTCGATGAGATTGATGCTGTTGGAGCTTCGCGAGGTTCAGAAAAGAGTTCAG GGGTATCTGACCGTGTATTAGCACAATTACTTACCGAATTAGATGGTCTTGAGAAACAGAGTGGTGTGCTTTTACTCGCTGCTACAAATCGACCAGACCAATTGGATAGTGCGTTGCTTAGACCAG GTAGACTAGATCGCGCAATTTATGTTGGTCTTCCAAACTCGGAGACAAGACGAGCGATAATCAAAATGCGGACATCGCGTATGCTTTTACAACCTGACATAGTTGAGAAGCTCGTTGATAAAACCAGAG GCTACTCTGGTGCCGAACTTGTGGCGGTATGTCGACAAGCAGCTCTTCTGGCCATGCGAGAAAATATCGCGGCGACCACTGTGAAATGGACTCATTTCGAAGAAACACTAGAGACGATTGTACCACGAACTGAGCCGCACATGCTAGAGGCCTACGAACGCTTCAGACGGGGTGTAATTTAA